The DNA segment GTGGCCCGGCATCGTCTCGATCGGGACGCGCTCGTCGGTCGTCGCGTCGACGAAGACGGGCGCGACGAGGTCCGACGCCGACAGCGAGTGCTCGCTGACGAGGGGGCGGACGCCGTCGGTCCGGAGCCGCCGCGGCCGGTCGGTGGGGTGCATACCGGAGCGTTGGCTCCGGGCGGTCTTTTATGATCCGTCCGCGGCGAGCCGGCGCGGGAGGAACGGGAGCGCCGGCCGAGGTCGACGAAAAGCGGCGGGTCGGAGTGTGCGAGGGGCGCTACTCCGACGACTCGACGTCGATCCGGTCGCGGAGCGACGCGAGCTCGTCCGACTCCGCGAGCTCCTCGACGCGTTGCTTGAAGTGCTCCTCGCAGAGGCCGACGACCACGCCGCTCTGCTCGGCCTCGTACGTGGCCTCCCGCTCGCAGTAGTGACACCGCATGGTCGCTACTCTATCGGCGTCGGGCTTAATCCTGTTCGTCGATCGGGGAGGATCCGGAGCTCCTCACGACTGGGTCGCCGTCGGGTCCGGCAGCCGGTCGCGGACGGGCTCGAACGCCTCGGCGGTGAGCCCCGCCTCGGCGAGGGTCCGCTCGTGGGCGTCGCTCCCGCCCGTCAGGAGGAGGTCGCTCTCGGCGGCGACCCGCTCGACGCGAGCGTCGCCGACCGGGCGGCCGTACGGGTAGAATCGCTCCACCGCGTCCAGCTCGCGGGCGACGTCGAGCGCGGCGTCGACGTCGTCGTACCGGAACGGGTGCGCGAGCCCGACGAACGCGCACGCGTCTCGGAGGAGCTCGACCCCCCGGTCCAGCTCGGTCACGTCGCGGGCGACGTAGCAGGGGCCGTCGTTCCCGATCAGCTCGTCGAAGGCGCCCGCGTAGTCGTACGGCGCCCCCGATTCCTCGATCGCGCGAGCGATGTGGGGTCGCCCGAGACCGGGGCGGGGCTCGACGCCGAGGTCGACGCCGAGCCGCTCCTCGACCGCCTCG comes from the Halorubrum depositum genome and includes:
- a CDS encoding DUF6757 family protein gives rise to the protein MRCHYCEREATYEAEQSGVVVGLCEEHFKQRVEELAESDELASLRDRIDVESSE
- a CDS encoding PHP domain-containing protein; the encoded protein is MDTDRLVADLHAHTTVSDGTMTVAELATTAVDAGLDWVAVTDHDRVHPDLDAPVVEREGVRLVRGIELRVDAGFERLDLLGYAVERTAALDDEIERLQADRQQRGAAILEAVEERLGVDLGVEPRPGLGRPHIARAIEESGAPYDYAGAFDELIGNDGPCYVARDVTELDRGVELLRDACAFVGLAHPFRYDDVDAALDVARELDAVERFYPYGRPVGDARVERVAAESDLLLTGGSDAHERTLAEAGLTAEAFEPVRDRLPDPTATQS